A window of Streptomyces marispadix contains these coding sequences:
- the asnB gene encoding asparagine synthase (glutamine-hydrolyzing), whose protein sequence is MCGIAGWVSFDRDLTRERETVEAMTETMACRGPDDSGTWIAGPAALGHRRLAVIDLPGGRQPMAAEASPGNSAAMVYSGESYNYESLRAELRGRGHRFTTASDTEVVLRGYLEWGAAVAERLNGMYAFAIWDERERRLVLIRDRMGIKPLYYYPTEDGVLFGSEPKAILANPLARAAVGADGLRELFTFIKTPGHAIWDGMREVEPGTVVTVDHSGIRTTRYWTLETRPHTDDQDTTVARVRELLDDIVDRQLVADVPRCTLLSGGLDSSALTGMAARRLAASGESVRSFAVDFVGHTENFVADALRDTPDGPFVHDVARSAATQHEDIVLSSAELADPALRSAMIRARDLPMGFGDLDTSLYLLFKAIREHSTVALSGESADEVFGGYKQFFDPLAQQSDAFPWLVRMREMAGEQGDFLTEEARKVLDLESYIQDGYDDAVRGIERLDGESDFEFRMRKICHLHLTRFVRVLLDRKDRASMAVGLEVRVPFCDHRLVEYVYNTPWSLKSFDGREKSLLREATADVLPRSVYDRVKSPYPSTQDPEYLVAVQKAAADVLAAPSHPVFGLVSRRWLRDAVEADTARITPGRRHGLEHTLDLARWMDMYAPALTLS, encoded by the coding sequence ATGTGCGGAATCGCCGGCTGGGTCTCGTTCGACCGCGACCTGACGCGTGAACGCGAGACCGTCGAGGCGATGACGGAGACGATGGCCTGCCGCGGGCCCGACGACAGCGGCACGTGGATCGCGGGCCCGGCCGCCCTCGGGCACCGCAGGCTCGCCGTCATCGACCTCCCCGGAGGACGCCAGCCCATGGCCGCCGAGGCGTCGCCGGGGAACAGCGCGGCCATGGTGTATTCGGGGGAGAGCTACAACTACGAGTCGCTGCGCGCCGAACTGCGCGGCAGGGGACACCGGTTCACCACCGCATCCGACACCGAGGTCGTGCTGCGCGGATATCTGGAGTGGGGCGCGGCGGTGGCCGAACGCCTCAACGGCATGTACGCGTTCGCGATCTGGGACGAGCGCGAGCGCCGGCTGGTGCTGATCCGCGACCGCATGGGCATCAAGCCGCTCTACTACTACCCGACCGAAGACGGCGTGCTCTTCGGGTCGGAGCCCAAGGCGATCCTCGCCAACCCGCTGGCACGGGCCGCGGTCGGCGCCGACGGGCTGCGCGAACTGTTCACCTTCATCAAGACGCCCGGGCACGCGATCTGGGACGGCATGCGCGAGGTCGAGCCGGGCACCGTCGTCACCGTGGACCACAGCGGCATCCGCACCACCCGCTACTGGACCCTGGAGACCCGGCCCCACACGGACGACCAGGACACCACCGTCGCCCGCGTACGCGAGCTGCTGGACGACATCGTCGACCGTCAGCTCGTCGCCGACGTACCGCGCTGCACCCTGCTCTCCGGCGGCCTCGACTCCTCGGCGCTGACCGGCATGGCCGCGCGGAGGCTCGCGGCGTCCGGCGAGAGCGTACGCAGCTTCGCCGTCGACTTCGTGGGCCACACGGAGAACTTCGTGGCCGACGCACTGCGCGACACCCCGGACGGTCCCTTCGTGCACGACGTGGCCCGCAGCGCGGCCACACAGCACGAGGACATCGTCCTCAGCTCGGCCGAACTCGCCGACCCCGCGCTGCGGTCGGCGATGATACGGGCGCGCGACCTGCCCATGGGCTTCGGCGACCTCGACACCTCCCTGTATCTGCTGTTCAAGGCGATACGCGAGCACTCGACGGTGGCGCTCTCCGGAGAGTCCGCCGACGAGGTATTCGGCGGCTACAAGCAGTTCTTCGACCCGCTGGCGCAGCAGTCAGACGCGTTCCCATGGCTGGTGCGGATGAGGGAGATGGCCGGGGAACAGGGCGACTTCCTCACCGAGGAGGCCCGCAAGGTCCTCGACCTGGAGTCCTACATCCAGGACGGCTACGACGACGCCGTCCGCGGCATCGAACGGCTCGACGGCGAGAGCGACTTCGAGTTCCGCATGCGCAAGATCTGCCATCTGCACCTGACCCGCTTCGTACGGGTGCTCCTCGACCGCAAGGACCGCGCCAGCATGGCCGTGGGCCTGGAGGTCCGCGTGCCCTTCTGCGACCACCGGCTCGTCGAGTACGTCTACAACACCCCGTGGAGCCTGAAGTCCTTCGACGGCAGGGAGAAGAGCCTGCTGCGCGAGGCCACCGCGGACGTGCTGCCGCGCTCCGTCTACGACCGGGTCAAGAGCCCCTACCCGTCGACGCAGGACCCGGAGTACCTCGTCGCCGTGCAGAAGGCCGCCGCGGACGTACTGGCCGCTCCCTCGCACCCGGTGTTCGGGCTCGTCAGCCGCCGCTGGCTCCGGGACGCCGTGGAAGCGGACACCGCGCGGATCACCCCCGGCCGCAGGCACGGCCTTGAGCACACCCTCGATCTGGCCCGGTGGATGGACATGTACGCACCAGCCCTTACGCTCTCTTGA
- a CDS encoding exonuclease SbcCD subunit D codes for MRLLHTSDWHLGRNFHRVSLLDAQREFLRHLLATVEEERADAVLVAGDVYDRAVPPLAAVSLFDEALHGLAELGVPTVMIAGNHDSARRLGVGSGLMRHAGVHLRTDPAGCGTPVLFSDEHGDVACYGLPYLEPALVSAELGAGSSSHTDVLSAAMSRVRADLDARPPGTRSVVLAHAFVHGGESSDSERDITVGGVASVPASVFDGVDYAALGHLHGCQTVNERVRYSGSPLAYSFSEAAHRKSMWLVDLDEAGGVEARRIDCPVPRPLARLRGSLEELLDDPAHTEHEEAWVEATLTDAARPHAPMARLSRRFPHIVSLVFDPEPVAEAPAPASYARRLRGRSDQEIAEDFVGHVRTGREADSRERRMLGEALAAARAEEHAAEAPQEQAAPRAGQDEAGPGVRAEARA; via the coding sequence GTGAGACTGCTGCACACATCGGACTGGCATCTGGGGCGGAACTTCCACCGCGTCAGTCTGCTCGACGCGCAGCGGGAGTTCCTCCGCCACCTCCTGGCGACCGTGGAGGAGGAGCGGGCCGATGCCGTGCTCGTCGCCGGTGACGTCTACGACAGGGCCGTCCCGCCCCTGGCGGCGGTGTCCCTGTTCGACGAAGCACTGCACGGGCTGGCCGAGTTGGGCGTGCCCACCGTGATGATCGCCGGGAACCACGACTCGGCACGCCGCCTCGGCGTCGGCTCCGGTCTGATGCGGCACGCGGGCGTCCATCTGCGCACGGACCCGGCGGGCTGCGGCACACCCGTGCTCTTCTCCGACGAGCACGGCGACGTGGCCTGCTACGGGCTGCCGTATCTGGAACCGGCGCTCGTCTCGGCCGAGTTGGGCGCCGGGTCCAGCAGCCATACGGACGTGCTGAGCGCCGCGATGAGCCGGGTACGGGCCGACCTCGACGCACGGCCGCCGGGCACCCGTTCCGTCGTACTGGCCCACGCCTTCGTCCACGGCGGCGAGTCCTCCGACAGCGAACGGGACATCACCGTCGGGGGAGTGGCGTCCGTGCCCGCCTCCGTCTTCGACGGGGTCGACTACGCCGCGCTGGGCCACCTCCACGGCTGTCAGACCGTCAACGAGCGCGTGCGGTACTCGGGTTCGCCGCTCGCCTACTCCTTCTCCGAGGCCGCACACCGCAAGTCCATGTGGCTCGTCGACCTCGACGAGGCAGGCGGCGTCGAGGCGCGCCGCATCGACTGCCCCGTGCCACGGCCGCTGGCCCGTCTGCGCGGAAGCCTGGAGGAACTGCTCGACGATCCCGCCCACACCGAGCACGAGGAGGCGTGGGTGGAGGCCACCCTCACCGACGCGGCCCGTCCGCACGCCCCGATGGCGCGGCTGTCCAGGCGCTTCCCGCACATCGTCAGCCTCGTCTTCGACCCCGAACCCGTCGCGGAGGCACCGGCGCCCGCCTCGTACGCCCGGCGGCTGAGGGGCCGCAGCGACCAGGAGATCGCCGAGGACTTCGTGGGACACGTACGTACGGGCCGGGAGGCCGACAGCCGGGAGCGCCGCATGCTCGGCGAGGCCCTCGCGGCGGCACGCGCCGAGGAGCACGCGGCCGAGGCGCCGCAGGAGCAGGCCGCG
- a CDS encoding SDR family NAD(P)-dependent oxidoreductase has translation MAEQEAVSGGEFGGKVAAVTGGASGIGLAVARELARRGADVYALDVAAGPLPAELTALPCDVTDRASAKAAIDAVEERHGRIDVLVNNAGIGAQGTVEDNGDDEWHRVLDVNVTGIARVSAAALPLLRRTAAAPDGTGTAPSGGTAIVNTCSVAATSGLPQRALYSASKGAVLALTRAMAADHIREGVRVNCVNPGTVDTPWIGRLLEAADDPGAERAALEARQPTGRLVTVEEVAAAVCYLAGPWAGATTGTELAVDGGMQGLRLRPAAQD, from the coding sequence ATGGCTGAGCAAGAGGCAGTCTCCGGGGGCGAGTTCGGCGGCAAGGTAGCAGCCGTGACCGGTGGGGCCTCCGGCATCGGACTGGCCGTCGCACGCGAACTCGCCCGCCGGGGAGCAGACGTCTACGCCCTGGACGTGGCCGCCGGTCCCCTCCCCGCGGAACTCACCGCGCTGCCCTGCGACGTGACCGACCGGGCGTCGGCCAAGGCCGCGATCGATGCCGTGGAGGAACGTCACGGACGGATCGACGTCCTGGTGAACAACGCCGGAATCGGGGCGCAGGGCACCGTCGAGGACAACGGCGACGACGAGTGGCACCGCGTGCTCGACGTCAACGTGACGGGCATCGCCCGCGTCAGCGCCGCCGCACTGCCGCTGCTGCGCCGGACGGCCGCCGCGCCGGACGGGACAGGCACAGCGCCCTCCGGCGGCACCGCCATCGTCAACACCTGCTCCGTGGCCGCGACTTCGGGCCTGCCGCAGCGGGCCCTCTACTCCGCCAGCAAGGGCGCCGTACTCGCCCTCACGCGTGCGATGGCCGCCGACCACATCCGAGAGGGCGTACGCGTCAATTGCGTGAACCCGGGCACGGTCGACACCCCCTGGATCGGGCGGCTGCTGGAGGCCGCCGACGATCCGGGCGCCGAACGGGCCGCGCTGGAGGCGAGGCAGCCGACCGGACGCCTGGTCACCGTGGAGGAGGTGGCCGCCGCCGTCTGCTATCTGGCCGGTCCCTGGGCGGGAGCGACGACGGGGACCGAACTGGCCGTGGACGGTGGCATGCAGGGGCTGCGGCTGCGGCCGGCCGCCCAGGACTGA